The genomic region CCCCGTGGACTGGTGGCTCTTGTTCCTCTTGCCCTTGCGCGTGCTGATGCGAATGACCCCGTGCACCAGCTTGCACtcggcctcctgctcctccaggttGTAATCCTGGGCGATGCTGTAGATGAGCTCGCTGATCTCGATGGTCTTGCGCGAGAAGGACGAGTCCGAGGTGCACTTGGCCAGCTGGTCGATCTGGTGCAGGGCGTacagctccagcagcttctTGGTGATGAGCGAGTCAATGTCTGTGCCCGTGTCGCTCAGGTCGTCCAGGTCGTAGTCGTCCCGGGACAACAGGCTGGTGTTGCTGACCGGCCGGTCGCTCTCCCCTCTGCCCGGCGCACGGGTCCGTTTGGGGGCGGCCACCGGATACCTGACCGTCTGGCCTGCGATGCGCACATCCGGGTAGCGGAAGCTGTCACTCGTGGGCAATTTGGAGGCTTTGGTGACTTTGCTGGACTCCAGAGGAATGCCACAGGTGGGGTTGGACACGGCCATGCGATTGGTGGGGTGAGGCTCGCTGCTCATCTTAGGGGGATTGTCTGTGGAGCTCTCGTTAACAGGCAGGCAGGGCTCCCGGCTGCCGTAAAATCCACAGGTCAGCACACAGCAGATAAGAGCCTTGCAGCTGCTCCAGCCCATAGAGGCACAGGAGCCACAGGCATGTCTGGTGGCAGGCGTGTTGTCTGCCGACCCAGGGATAAATCCTATAGTCTCAGAGCCCCGGGCCGTGCCGTTTCGTGCGTGGCCCTTGCTGCGGACGTACTTGTTCTCTGGACACCGGGAGTGGTCGGCGTGGGGCTCGTGCAGATGCTCCCCATGAGGATCCTTGTAGGACTCTTGGCTCTCCCTGGATATCGTCCGGCTCTGCCTGTACTTGTCTGCCTTGGAGCCGGAGCTGTGGTGCTTGTGGTGGCGGGACGCCTGGGGAGCCCCTGTGCTGTGGCCAGGCATGGCTCAGAGTGCCAGGGACCTGGTGAGGGACAGACACGCAGACAGGATGTAGAAATAATAGCCAGATGAAAAGTAAAACTGCCCCTGTTGTTGCCACACAAGTGTTTGCAGCATCAAAGGCACCATAGTATAATGAAAACAGTCTGCATTCATGTAGGAGACACTCA from Pleuronectes platessa chromosome 10, fPlePla1.1, whole genome shotgun sequence harbors:
- the kdf1a gene encoding keratinocyte differentiation factor 1 encodes the protein MPGHSTGAPQASRHHKHHSSGSKADKYRQSRTISRESQESYKDPHGEHLHEPHADHSRCPENKYVRSKGHARNGTARGSETIGFIPGSADNTPATRHACGSCASMGWSSCKALICCVLTCGFYGSREPCLPVNESSTDNPPKMSSEPHPTNRMAVSNPTCGIPLESSKVTKASKLPTSDSFRYPDVRIAGQTVRYPVAAPKRTRAPGRGESDRPVSNTSLLSRDDYDLDDLSDTGTDIDSLITKKLLELYALHQIDQLAKCTSDSSFSRKTIEISELIYSIAQDYNLEEQEAECKLVHGVIRISTRKGKRNKSHQSTGQRPNGRSDGTLPDSGNETMTNTFISSDFPEVKVSEQTPSDELARKMRHYSGKTYSSTTTAYSPCHEDTNSSGAPLLL